A window from Dunckerocampus dactyliophorus isolate RoL2022-P2 chromosome 15, RoL_Ddac_1.1, whole genome shotgun sequence encodes these proteins:
- the LOC129168231 gene encoding phosphatidylinositol 4,5-bisphosphate 3-kinase catalytic subunit alpha isoform-like isoform X5, which translates to MAPRPSSGELWGLHLMPPRILVDCCLPNGMMVSLECLRETPLISIKQQLFTEARKYPLYHLLQVIEPLGNREEKILNREIGFAIGMPVCEFEMMKDPEVQDFRRAILSVCREAMEEREGGGAHSQALYVYPPNVESSPQLPQHIYSKLDKGRLIVTIWVIVSPSNSKQKYTLKVSHDSLPEQLIAESIRKKSRSMHLSPQQLRLCVQEYQGQYILKVCGCDEYLLEKYPLSQYKYIRSCIIVGRLPHLMLVSKDSLYSQLPASGFVTPSYSRRTPQPSPCLGGSDGSPPRSLWAFNTRLRVRLLCATYVNVNIRDIDKIYVRTGIYHGGEPLCDNVNTQRVPCSNPRWNEWLTYDIYLSDLPRSARVCLSICSVKGRKGAKEEHCPLAWGNVNLFDYKDILVSGKVALSLWPVPHGLEDLLNPIGVASSNPNKESPCVELEFSWFNQPVMFPDEQQIEEHANWTISRELGLNYTHGLNSRLACDSSVSAADAEQLRCLCCKDPLYELSEQEKDFLWRHRHYCVNIPESLPKLLLSVKWNSRDEVSQMYCLLKEWPLMEPELALELLDCNFPDPVVREFALRCLVQSLTDDKLSQYLLQLVQVLKYEMYLDNPLARFLIKKALTNQRIGHFFFWHLKSEMHNKTVSRRFGLLLEAFCRACGMYLKHLNRQVEAMDKLVNLTDTLKQEKKDETQKTQMKFLVEHMSRPDYMEALQGFVSPLNPVHQLGHLRLEECRIMSSAKRPLWLNWENPDIMSELLFTNNEIIFKNGDDLRQDMLTLQIIKIMENIWQNQGLDLRMLPYGCLSIGDCVGLIEVVKNSFTIMQIQCKGGLKGALQFNSNTLHHWIKDKNRGEAYDRAIDLFTRSCAGYCVATFILGIGDRHNSNIMVKENGQLFHIDFGHFLDHKKKKFGYKRERVPFVLTQDFLIVISKGVQESTKTKEFDRFQEMCYKAYLAIRQHASLFINLFSLLLGCGMPELQSFDDIAYLRKTLALEKSQQEALEYFTKQMNDAHHGGWSTKMDWIFHTIRHMPNEH; encoded by the exons ATGGCTCCCAGACCGTCGTCAGGGGAACTATGGGGTCTCCATCTGATGCCCCCACGCATCCTGGTGGACTGCTGCCTTCCCAATG GGATGATGGTGAGTCTGGAGTGTCTTCGAGAGACTCCTCTCATCAGTATCAAACAGCAGCTTTTCACCGAGGCCAGGAAGTATCCACTCTACCACCTTCTGCAG GTGATCGAGCCCCTGGGAAACCGTGAGGAGAAGATCTTGAATCGGGAGATTG GATTTGCCATCGGGATGCCAGTCTGTGAGTTTGAGATGATGAAGGACCCTGAGGTCCAGGATTTCCGTCGTGCCATACTGAGTGTGTGCAGAGAGGCCATGGAGGAGCGGGAGGGGGGCGGCGCCCACAGCCAAGCGCTCTATGTTTATCCCCCAAATGTGGAGTCCAGCCCTCAACTCCCACAGCACATCTACAGCAAGCTGGACAAAG GGAGATTGATCGTAACCATCTGGGTGATCGTGTCTCCGtccaactccaaacagaaaTACACACTGAAG GTGAGCCATGACAGCCTTCCTGAGCAGCTGATAGCAGAGTCCATCAGGAAGAAGAGCAGATCTATGCACCTTTCGCCTCAGCAGCTCCGCCTGTGTGTCCAGGAGTATCAGGGCCAATACATCCTGAAG GTGTGTGGCTGTGATGAGTACCTGTTGGAAAAGTATCCTCTCAGTCAGTACAAG TACATCCGCTCCTGTATCATCGTGGGTCGTCTTCCTCACCTCATGCTGGTCTCAAAAGACAGTCTCTACTCACAGCTTCCCGCCTCCGGCTTTGTCACGCCTTCATACAG TCGTCGAACTCCGCAACCATCTCCCTGTCTCGGAGGATCAGACGGTTCTCCTCCACGCTCGCTGTGGGCATTCAACACCCGGCTGAGGGTTCGACTGCTCTGTGCCACCTATGTCAACGTCAACATCCGAGACATCGACAAG atcTATGTAAGGACAGGTATTTATCATGGAGGAGAGCCACTCTGTGACAATGTCAACACACAAAGAGTGCCCTGCTCCAACCCAAG GTGGAACGAGTGGCTGACCTACGACATCTACCTGTCTGACCTCCCCCGCTCAGCCAGAGTCTGCCTGTCTATCTGCTCTGTGAAGGGAAGGAAAGGGGCCAAGGAG GAACATTGTCCACTGGCCTGGGGAAACGTCAACCTCTTTGACTATAAGGACATTCTGGTGTCAGGGAAAGTGGCCCTCAGTTTGTGGCCCGTTCCTCACGGACTCGAGGACCTGCTGAACCCCATCGGAGTGGCCAGTTCCAATCCTAACAAG GAGTCGCCTTGTGTAGAACTCGAATTTTCCTGGTTCAACCAGCCGGTGATGTTTCCTGATGAGCAGCAAATTGAAGAACATGCCAACTGGACCATCAGCAGAGAGCTGGGCCTCAACTACACACACGGCCTG AACAGTCGTCTGGCATGTGACAGCAGCGTTTCAGCAGCGGATGCTGAGCAGCTTCGATGTCTCTGCTGtaaagatcctctctatgaACTCTCTGAACAAGAGAAGGACTTCCTGTGGAGACACAG ACATTACTGTGTCAATATTCCAGAGTCTCTTCCGAAGTTACTTCTTTCTGTCAAGTGGAATTCCAGAGATGAAGTATCTCAA ATGTACTGTTTGTTGAAGGAGTGGCCTCTGATGGAACCCGAGCTGGCTCTGGAGTTGTTGGACTGTAACTTTCCTGACCCGGTGGTAAGAGAGTTTGCGCTGCGCTGCCTGGTCCAGAGTCTGACGGACGACAAGCTGTCCCAGTACCTGCTGCAGCTCGTCCAG GTGCTGAAGTATGAGATGTACCTGGACAACCCGCTGGCCCGTTTCCTGATAAAGAAAGCGCTGACCAATCAGAGGATAGGACACTTCTTCTTCTGGCATCTCAA GTCTGAAATGCACAACAAGACGGTGTCGCGTCGTTTTGGCCTGCTGCTTGAAGCTTTCTGCAGAGCCTGCGGCATGTACCTGAAACACCTGAACCGACAG GTGGAGGCCATGGATAAACTGGTGAACCTCACAGATACTCTGAAACAAGAAAAGAAGGACGAGACGCAGAAA ACTCAGATGAAGTTCCTGGTTGAACATATGTCCCGTCCAGATTACATGGAAGCTCTGCAGGGATTTGTCTCTCCTCTGAACCCAGTGCACCAGCTGGGACACCTCAG GCTGGAGGAGTGTAGGATCATGTCATCAGCAAAGCGCCCCTTGTGGTTAAATTGGGAGAACCCTGACATCATGTCTGAACTGCTCTTCACCAACAATGAGATCATCTTCAAGAATGGAGATG ACTTGCGGCAGGACATGCTGACACTGCAGATCATCAAGATCATGGAGAACATCTGGCAGAACCAAGGTCTAGACCTGCG GATGCTCCCATATGGATGTCTGTCCATTGGAGACTGTGTGGGTCTCATCGAGGTGGTGAAGAACAGTTTCACTATCATGCAGATTCAGTGCAAAGGAGGCCTGAAGGGGGCGCTGCAGTTCAACTCAAACACTCTGCACCACTGGATTAAAGACAAAAACCGTGGAGAGGC GTACGATCGAGCCATCGACTTGTTCACCAGGTCTTGTGCAGGTTATTGCGTGGCGACATTCATTCTGGGAATCGGTGACCGCCACAACTCTAACATCATGGTGAAGGAGAACGGGCAG CTCTTCCACATCGACTTTGGTCATTTCCTGgaccacaagaagaagaagttcGGCTACAAGCGGGAACGTGTTCCTTTCGTGCTAACACAGGACTTCCTGATTGTCATCAGCAAAGGAGTCCAGGAGTCAACCAAGACAAAAGAGTTCGACAG GTTCCAGGAGATGTGTTACAAAGCGTACCTGGCAATCCGTCAGCACGCCAGCCTCTTCATCAACTTGTTCTCGCTGCTGCTTGGCTGTGGGATGCCTGAACTGCAGAGCTTTGACGACATCGCCTATCTGAGGAAGACACTTGCGCTGG AGAAAAGCCAGCAGGAGGCGCTGGAGTAttttacaaagcagatgaatGACGCTCACCACGGAGGCTGGAGCACCAAGATGGACTGGATCTTCCACACTATTCGACACATGCCCAATGAGCACTAA
- the LOC129168231 gene encoding phosphatidylinositol 4,5-bisphosphate 3-kinase catalytic subunit alpha isoform-like isoform X3, producing the protein MCAGMMVSLECLRETPLISIKQQLFTEARKYPLYHLLQVRLTHEPSAPAADHNLCSAAKQEESSYIFVGVTQEAEREEFYDETRRLCDLRLFHPILKVIEPLGNREEKILNREIGFAIGMPVCEFEMMKDPEVQDFRRAILSVCREAMEEREGGGAHSQALYVYPPNVESSPQLPQHIYSKLDKGRLIVTIWVIVSPSNSKQKYTLKVSHDSLPEQLIAESIRKKSRSMHLSPQQLRLCVQEYQGQYILKVCGCDEYLLEKYPLSQYKYIRSCIIVGRLPHLMLVSKDSLYSQLPASGFVTPSYSRRTPQPSPCLGGSDGSPPRSLWAFNTRLRVRLLCATYVNVNIRDIDKIYVRTGIYHGGEPLCDNVNTQRVPCSNPRWNEWLTYDIYLSDLPRSARVCLSICSVKGRKGAKEEHCPLAWGNVNLFDYKDILVSGKVALSLWPVPHGLEDLLNPIGVASSNPNKESPCVELEFSWFNQPVMFPDEQQIEEHANWTISRELGLNYTHGLNSRLACDSSVSAADAEQLRCLCCKDPLYELSEQEKDFLWRHRHYCVNIPESLPKLLLSVKWNSRDEVSQMYCLLKEWPLMEPELALELLDCNFPDPVVREFALRCLVQSLTDDKLSQYLLQLVQVLKYEMYLDNPLARFLIKKALTNQRIGHFFFWHLKSEMHNKTVSRRFGLLLEAFCRACGMYLKHLNRQVEAMDKLVNLTDTLKQEKKDETQKTQMKFLVEHMSRPDYMEALQGFVSPLNPVHQLGHLRLEECRIMSSAKRPLWLNWENPDIMSELLFTNNEIIFKNGDDLRQDMLTLQIIKIMENIWQNQGLDLRMLPYGCLSIGDCVGLIEVVKNSFTIMQIQCKGGLKGALQFNSNTLHHWIKDKNRGEAYDRAIDLFTRSCAGYCVATFILGIGDRHNSNIMVKENGQLFHIDFGHFLDHKKKKFGYKRERVPFVLTQDFLIVISKGVQESTKTKEFDRFQEMCYKAYLAIRQHASLFINLFSLLLGCGMPELQSFDDIAYLRKTLALEKSQQEALEYFTKQMNDAHHGGWSTKMDWIFHTIRHMPNEH; encoded by the exons ATGTGTGCAGGGATGATGGTGAGTCTGGAGTGTCTTCGAGAGACTCCTCTCATCAGTATCAAACAGCAGCTTTTCACCGAGGCCAGGAAGTATCCACTCTACCACCTTCTGCAGGTACGGCTGACCCATGAACCCTCAGCACCTGCTGCAGATCATAACCTCTGCTCTGCGGCTAAACAGGAGGAGTCCAGCTACATCTTTGTAGGTGTGACCCAGGAAGCAGAACGGGAGGAATTTTATGACGAAACGAGGCGGCTATGTGACCTTCGACTGTTTCACCCCATTCTTAAGGTGATCGAGCCCCTGGGAAACCGTGAGGAGAAGATCTTGAATCGGGAGATTG GATTTGCCATCGGGATGCCAGTCTGTGAGTTTGAGATGATGAAGGACCCTGAGGTCCAGGATTTCCGTCGTGCCATACTGAGTGTGTGCAGAGAGGCCATGGAGGAGCGGGAGGGGGGCGGCGCCCACAGCCAAGCGCTCTATGTTTATCCCCCAAATGTGGAGTCCAGCCCTCAACTCCCACAGCACATCTACAGCAAGCTGGACAAAG GGAGATTGATCGTAACCATCTGGGTGATCGTGTCTCCGtccaactccaaacagaaaTACACACTGAAG GTGAGCCATGACAGCCTTCCTGAGCAGCTGATAGCAGAGTCCATCAGGAAGAAGAGCAGATCTATGCACCTTTCGCCTCAGCAGCTCCGCCTGTGTGTCCAGGAGTATCAGGGCCAATACATCCTGAAG GTGTGTGGCTGTGATGAGTACCTGTTGGAAAAGTATCCTCTCAGTCAGTACAAG TACATCCGCTCCTGTATCATCGTGGGTCGTCTTCCTCACCTCATGCTGGTCTCAAAAGACAGTCTCTACTCACAGCTTCCCGCCTCCGGCTTTGTCACGCCTTCATACAG TCGTCGAACTCCGCAACCATCTCCCTGTCTCGGAGGATCAGACGGTTCTCCTCCACGCTCGCTGTGGGCATTCAACACCCGGCTGAGGGTTCGACTGCTCTGTGCCACCTATGTCAACGTCAACATCCGAGACATCGACAAG atcTATGTAAGGACAGGTATTTATCATGGAGGAGAGCCACTCTGTGACAATGTCAACACACAAAGAGTGCCCTGCTCCAACCCAAG GTGGAACGAGTGGCTGACCTACGACATCTACCTGTCTGACCTCCCCCGCTCAGCCAGAGTCTGCCTGTCTATCTGCTCTGTGAAGGGAAGGAAAGGGGCCAAGGAG GAACATTGTCCACTGGCCTGGGGAAACGTCAACCTCTTTGACTATAAGGACATTCTGGTGTCAGGGAAAGTGGCCCTCAGTTTGTGGCCCGTTCCTCACGGACTCGAGGACCTGCTGAACCCCATCGGAGTGGCCAGTTCCAATCCTAACAAG GAGTCGCCTTGTGTAGAACTCGAATTTTCCTGGTTCAACCAGCCGGTGATGTTTCCTGATGAGCAGCAAATTGAAGAACATGCCAACTGGACCATCAGCAGAGAGCTGGGCCTCAACTACACACACGGCCTG AACAGTCGTCTGGCATGTGACAGCAGCGTTTCAGCAGCGGATGCTGAGCAGCTTCGATGTCTCTGCTGtaaagatcctctctatgaACTCTCTGAACAAGAGAAGGACTTCCTGTGGAGACACAG ACATTACTGTGTCAATATTCCAGAGTCTCTTCCGAAGTTACTTCTTTCTGTCAAGTGGAATTCCAGAGATGAAGTATCTCAA ATGTACTGTTTGTTGAAGGAGTGGCCTCTGATGGAACCCGAGCTGGCTCTGGAGTTGTTGGACTGTAACTTTCCTGACCCGGTGGTAAGAGAGTTTGCGCTGCGCTGCCTGGTCCAGAGTCTGACGGACGACAAGCTGTCCCAGTACCTGCTGCAGCTCGTCCAG GTGCTGAAGTATGAGATGTACCTGGACAACCCGCTGGCCCGTTTCCTGATAAAGAAAGCGCTGACCAATCAGAGGATAGGACACTTCTTCTTCTGGCATCTCAA GTCTGAAATGCACAACAAGACGGTGTCGCGTCGTTTTGGCCTGCTGCTTGAAGCTTTCTGCAGAGCCTGCGGCATGTACCTGAAACACCTGAACCGACAG GTGGAGGCCATGGATAAACTGGTGAACCTCACAGATACTCTGAAACAAGAAAAGAAGGACGAGACGCAGAAA ACTCAGATGAAGTTCCTGGTTGAACATATGTCCCGTCCAGATTACATGGAAGCTCTGCAGGGATTTGTCTCTCCTCTGAACCCAGTGCACCAGCTGGGACACCTCAG GCTGGAGGAGTGTAGGATCATGTCATCAGCAAAGCGCCCCTTGTGGTTAAATTGGGAGAACCCTGACATCATGTCTGAACTGCTCTTCACCAACAATGAGATCATCTTCAAGAATGGAGATG ACTTGCGGCAGGACATGCTGACACTGCAGATCATCAAGATCATGGAGAACATCTGGCAGAACCAAGGTCTAGACCTGCG GATGCTCCCATATGGATGTCTGTCCATTGGAGACTGTGTGGGTCTCATCGAGGTGGTGAAGAACAGTTTCACTATCATGCAGATTCAGTGCAAAGGAGGCCTGAAGGGGGCGCTGCAGTTCAACTCAAACACTCTGCACCACTGGATTAAAGACAAAAACCGTGGAGAGGC GTACGATCGAGCCATCGACTTGTTCACCAGGTCTTGTGCAGGTTATTGCGTGGCGACATTCATTCTGGGAATCGGTGACCGCCACAACTCTAACATCATGGTGAAGGAGAACGGGCAG CTCTTCCACATCGACTTTGGTCATTTCCTGgaccacaagaagaagaagttcGGCTACAAGCGGGAACGTGTTCCTTTCGTGCTAACACAGGACTTCCTGATTGTCATCAGCAAAGGAGTCCAGGAGTCAACCAAGACAAAAGAGTTCGACAG GTTCCAGGAGATGTGTTACAAAGCGTACCTGGCAATCCGTCAGCACGCCAGCCTCTTCATCAACTTGTTCTCGCTGCTGCTTGGCTGTGGGATGCCTGAACTGCAGAGCTTTGACGACATCGCCTATCTGAGGAAGACACTTGCGCTGG AGAAAAGCCAGCAGGAGGCGCTGGAGTAttttacaaagcagatgaatGACGCTCACCACGGAGGCTGGAGCACCAAGATGGACTGGATCTTCCACACTATTCGACACATGCCCAATGAGCACTAA
- the LOC129168231 gene encoding phosphatidylinositol 4,5-bisphosphate 3-kinase catalytic subunit alpha isoform-like isoform X6: MPVCEFEMMKDPEVQDFRRAILSVCREAMEEREGGGAHSQALYVYPPNVESSPQLPQHIYSKLDKGRLIVTIWVIVSPSNSKQKYTLKVSHDSLPEQLIAESIRKKSRSMHLSPQQLRLCVQEYQGQYILKVCGCDEYLLEKYPLSQYKYIRSCIIVGRLPHLMLVSKDSLYSQLPASGFVTPSYSRRTPQPSPCLGGSDGSPPRSLWAFNTRLRVRLLCATYVNVNIRDIDKIYVRTGIYHGGEPLCDNVNTQRVPCSNPRWNEWLTYDIYLSDLPRSARVCLSICSVKGRKGAKEEHCPLAWGNVNLFDYKDILVSGKVALSLWPVPHGLEDLLNPIGVASSNPNKESPCVELEFSWFNQPVMFPDEQQIEEHANWTISRELGLNYTHGLNSRLACDSSVSAADAEQLRCLCCKDPLYELSEQEKDFLWRHRHYCVNIPESLPKLLLSVKWNSRDEVSQMYCLLKEWPLMEPELALELLDCNFPDPVVREFALRCLVQSLTDDKLSQYLLQLVQVLKYEMYLDNPLARFLIKKALTNQRIGHFFFWHLKSEMHNKTVSRRFGLLLEAFCRACGMYLKHLNRQVEAMDKLVNLTDTLKQEKKDETQKTQMKFLVEHMSRPDYMEALQGFVSPLNPVHQLGHLRLEECRIMSSAKRPLWLNWENPDIMSELLFTNNEIIFKNGDDLRQDMLTLQIIKIMENIWQNQGLDLRMLPYGCLSIGDCVGLIEVVKNSFTIMQIQCKGGLKGALQFNSNTLHHWIKDKNRGEAYDRAIDLFTRSCAGYCVATFILGIGDRHNSNIMVKENGQLFHIDFGHFLDHKKKKFGYKRERVPFVLTQDFLIVISKGVQESTKTKEFDRFQEMCYKAYLAIRQHASLFINLFSLLLGCGMPELQSFDDIAYLRKTLALEKSQQEALEYFTKQMNDAHHGGWSTKMDWIFHTIRHMPNEH, from the exons ATGCCAGTCTGTGAGTTTGAGATGATGAAGGACCCTGAGGTCCAGGATTTCCGTCGTGCCATACTGAGTGTGTGCAGAGAGGCCATGGAGGAGCGGGAGGGGGGCGGCGCCCACAGCCAAGCGCTCTATGTTTATCCCCCAAATGTGGAGTCCAGCCCTCAACTCCCACAGCACATCTACAGCAAGCTGGACAAAG GGAGATTGATCGTAACCATCTGGGTGATCGTGTCTCCGtccaactccaaacagaaaTACACACTGAAG GTGAGCCATGACAGCCTTCCTGAGCAGCTGATAGCAGAGTCCATCAGGAAGAAGAGCAGATCTATGCACCTTTCGCCTCAGCAGCTCCGCCTGTGTGTCCAGGAGTATCAGGGCCAATACATCCTGAAG GTGTGTGGCTGTGATGAGTACCTGTTGGAAAAGTATCCTCTCAGTCAGTACAAG TACATCCGCTCCTGTATCATCGTGGGTCGTCTTCCTCACCTCATGCTGGTCTCAAAAGACAGTCTCTACTCACAGCTTCCCGCCTCCGGCTTTGTCACGCCTTCATACAG TCGTCGAACTCCGCAACCATCTCCCTGTCTCGGAGGATCAGACGGTTCTCCTCCACGCTCGCTGTGGGCATTCAACACCCGGCTGAGGGTTCGACTGCTCTGTGCCACCTATGTCAACGTCAACATCCGAGACATCGACAAG atcTATGTAAGGACAGGTATTTATCATGGAGGAGAGCCACTCTGTGACAATGTCAACACACAAAGAGTGCCCTGCTCCAACCCAAG GTGGAACGAGTGGCTGACCTACGACATCTACCTGTCTGACCTCCCCCGCTCAGCCAGAGTCTGCCTGTCTATCTGCTCTGTGAAGGGAAGGAAAGGGGCCAAGGAG GAACATTGTCCACTGGCCTGGGGAAACGTCAACCTCTTTGACTATAAGGACATTCTGGTGTCAGGGAAAGTGGCCCTCAGTTTGTGGCCCGTTCCTCACGGACTCGAGGACCTGCTGAACCCCATCGGAGTGGCCAGTTCCAATCCTAACAAG GAGTCGCCTTGTGTAGAACTCGAATTTTCCTGGTTCAACCAGCCGGTGATGTTTCCTGATGAGCAGCAAATTGAAGAACATGCCAACTGGACCATCAGCAGAGAGCTGGGCCTCAACTACACACACGGCCTG AACAGTCGTCTGGCATGTGACAGCAGCGTTTCAGCAGCGGATGCTGAGCAGCTTCGATGTCTCTGCTGtaaagatcctctctatgaACTCTCTGAACAAGAGAAGGACTTCCTGTGGAGACACAG ACATTACTGTGTCAATATTCCAGAGTCTCTTCCGAAGTTACTTCTTTCTGTCAAGTGGAATTCCAGAGATGAAGTATCTCAA ATGTACTGTTTGTTGAAGGAGTGGCCTCTGATGGAACCCGAGCTGGCTCTGGAGTTGTTGGACTGTAACTTTCCTGACCCGGTGGTAAGAGAGTTTGCGCTGCGCTGCCTGGTCCAGAGTCTGACGGACGACAAGCTGTCCCAGTACCTGCTGCAGCTCGTCCAG GTGCTGAAGTATGAGATGTACCTGGACAACCCGCTGGCCCGTTTCCTGATAAAGAAAGCGCTGACCAATCAGAGGATAGGACACTTCTTCTTCTGGCATCTCAA GTCTGAAATGCACAACAAGACGGTGTCGCGTCGTTTTGGCCTGCTGCTTGAAGCTTTCTGCAGAGCCTGCGGCATGTACCTGAAACACCTGAACCGACAG GTGGAGGCCATGGATAAACTGGTGAACCTCACAGATACTCTGAAACAAGAAAAGAAGGACGAGACGCAGAAA ACTCAGATGAAGTTCCTGGTTGAACATATGTCCCGTCCAGATTACATGGAAGCTCTGCAGGGATTTGTCTCTCCTCTGAACCCAGTGCACCAGCTGGGACACCTCAG GCTGGAGGAGTGTAGGATCATGTCATCAGCAAAGCGCCCCTTGTGGTTAAATTGGGAGAACCCTGACATCATGTCTGAACTGCTCTTCACCAACAATGAGATCATCTTCAAGAATGGAGATG ACTTGCGGCAGGACATGCTGACACTGCAGATCATCAAGATCATGGAGAACATCTGGCAGAACCAAGGTCTAGACCTGCG GATGCTCCCATATGGATGTCTGTCCATTGGAGACTGTGTGGGTCTCATCGAGGTGGTGAAGAACAGTTTCACTATCATGCAGATTCAGTGCAAAGGAGGCCTGAAGGGGGCGCTGCAGTTCAACTCAAACACTCTGCACCACTGGATTAAAGACAAAAACCGTGGAGAGGC GTACGATCGAGCCATCGACTTGTTCACCAGGTCTTGTGCAGGTTATTGCGTGGCGACATTCATTCTGGGAATCGGTGACCGCCACAACTCTAACATCATGGTGAAGGAGAACGGGCAG CTCTTCCACATCGACTTTGGTCATTTCCTGgaccacaagaagaagaagttcGGCTACAAGCGGGAACGTGTTCCTTTCGTGCTAACACAGGACTTCCTGATTGTCATCAGCAAAGGAGTCCAGGAGTCAACCAAGACAAAAGAGTTCGACAG GTTCCAGGAGATGTGTTACAAAGCGTACCTGGCAATCCGTCAGCACGCCAGCCTCTTCATCAACTTGTTCTCGCTGCTGCTTGGCTGTGGGATGCCTGAACTGCAGAGCTTTGACGACATCGCCTATCTGAGGAAGACACTTGCGCTGG AGAAAAGCCAGCAGGAGGCGCTGGAGTAttttacaaagcagatgaatGACGCTCACCACGGAGGCTGGAGCACCAAGATGGACTGGATCTTCCACACTATTCGACACATGCCCAATGAGCACTAA